A stretch of Desulfitobacterium dichloroeliminans LMG P-21439 DNA encodes these proteins:
- the hemC gene encoding hydroxymethylbilane synthase — protein MQKFKIGTRDSQLALWQAKWVKDKLQELYPEVDFILIPMKTKGDKILDVPLAKIGDKGLFTKELEVGLLSGEIDCAVHSLKDLPTILPAGLDIAVFCEREEPRDVFLSREGIQLADLPAGSIIGTSSLRRKAQLQNYRSDLGFADLRGNLQTRWRKLQESTMAGIVLAAAGVKRLGWEERITEYIPQEIMLSAVGQGAIAVEVVSDREDVRELLSALNHRETERAVRAERALLLRLEGGCQIPIGALAVTDAQQINLRGMVASLDGQRVLKVSLTGDDPEKLGKEAAEALIAQGALDILSEIRTNLES, from the coding sequence ATGCAGAAATTTAAGATTGGTACTCGAGATAGTCAACTTGCTCTTTGGCAAGCAAAATGGGTTAAAGATAAGCTACAAGAGCTTTACCCGGAAGTGGATTTTATACTTATACCTATGAAAACTAAAGGAGACAAGATACTTGATGTTCCTCTTGCGAAAATTGGGGATAAAGGTCTTTTCACCAAAGAATTAGAGGTCGGCTTACTTAGCGGCGAGATTGACTGTGCAGTGCATAGTTTAAAAGATCTACCGACGATTTTACCAGCCGGCTTAGATATTGCTGTTTTTTGTGAGCGAGAAGAGCCAAGGGATGTCTTCCTAAGTAGAGAGGGAATCCAGCTAGCCGACTTGCCTGCTGGCTCGATCATTGGTACCAGTAGCTTAAGACGCAAAGCCCAGTTACAGAACTATCGAAGCGATTTGGGTTTTGCTGATTTGAGAGGGAATCTGCAAACCCGTTGGCGCAAACTTCAGGAATCGACCATGGCCGGTATTGTTCTGGCTGCTGCCGGAGTTAAACGATTGGGCTGGGAAGAGCGCATCACGGAATATATACCTCAAGAGATTATGCTTTCGGCCGTAGGGCAAGGGGCGATTGCCGTAGAAGTTGTCTCTGATCGTGAGGATGTACGTGAGTTACTCTCGGCACTGAATCATCGGGAAACCGAACGAGCAGTCAGAGCAGAGCGGGCCCTCCTTCTTCGTTTGGAGGGAGGCTGTCAAATTCCGATCGGGGCTTTGGCCGTGACAGATGCTCAACAGATAAATCTCAGGGGAATGGTTGCCTCATTAGATGGCCAACGAGTTTTGAAGGTTTCTCTAACGGGAGATGATCCTGAGAAATTAGGAAAAGAAGCCGCTGAAGCACTGATTGCTCAGGGGGCTCTGGATATACTTAGCGAGATTCGAACTAACTTAGAATCGTAA
- the ccsB gene encoding c-type cytochrome biogenesis protein CcsB codes for MGGSLENLEIIMFYIMVAAFVISTVLYWLGMAMKKDLINHLATFAAIIGLVANTAAIVLRWVVTQRPPLTNGYEFILTFCWGIVMIYLFVEFRYKFKALGSFVMPVPFLLLMFIIMKMGPTERVSGAIPPALKSQWLTFHVFTAMLAYGAFAISFGLGIMYLIKTSANTNEKNTKETWSSHFPHENVLDELAYKMIGFAFPMLTLCIVTGAIWANYAWGTYWSWDPKETWSLITWIIYAAYLHARLMYGWKGKRAAWMAIIGFAAVLFTFFGVNYLLPGLHSYA; via the coding sequence TTGGGTGGATCCTTGGAGAATCTAGAAATTATTATGTTTTACATTATGGTAGCAGCTTTTGTGATAAGCACTGTCCTATATTGGTTAGGAATGGCTATGAAAAAGGACCTCATTAACCACTTGGCTACTTTTGCAGCCATTATCGGACTTGTTGCCAATACCGCCGCTATTGTCCTGCGTTGGGTTGTTACCCAAAGACCACCATTGACCAATGGCTACGAATTTATTTTGACCTTCTGTTGGGGAATAGTCATGATCTACTTGTTCGTAGAGTTTCGCTATAAATTCAAAGCCTTGGGCAGTTTTGTGATGCCGGTACCCTTTCTATTGCTAATGTTTATCATCATGAAGATGGGCCCCACCGAAAGAGTGTCGGGAGCTATCCCTCCGGCCTTGAAAAGTCAATGGTTGACCTTCCATGTGTTCACAGCAATGCTGGCCTATGGAGCCTTTGCGATCTCCTTTGGTTTGGGGATTATGTATTTAATCAAAACCAGCGCCAATACCAACGAGAAGAATACTAAGGAGACCTGGTCAAGTCATTTTCCTCACGAAAACGTTCTAGATGAGTTAGCCTACAAAATGATCGGCTTTGCTTTCCCCATGCTGACACTCTGTATTGTGACGGGTGCTATTTGGGCTAACTATGCTTGGGGGACGTACTGGTCGTGGGATCCCAAAGAAACATGGTCATTGATTACCTGGATTATTTATGCTGCATACCTTCATGCACGGCTGATGTATGGATGGAAGGGGAAGAGAGCTGCTTGGATGGCGATTATAGGATTTGCAGCGGTGCTGTTCACCTTCTTTGGGGTGAACTACTTACTGCCAGGGCTTCATTCTTACGCTTAA
- the cobA gene encoding uroporphyrinogen-III C-methyltransferase has translation MDKGYVYLVGAGPGDPKLITVKGSECIAKADVLIYDRLASRRLLTLARPDCELIYVGKSPDRHTLRQEEINALLVQKGLEGKIVTRLKGGDPFVFGRGGEEAEDLLKAGISFEVVPGVTSAISVPAYAGIPVTHRDLTSSFAVITGHEDPTKNSSALAWEHLATAHGTLIFLMGMENLSLIASKLIENGRSASTPVGIIQWGTRPEQKVLVGELHNIAQLVKTEGFTNPSIIIVGEVVQLREKLQWFEKKPLFGQRVIVTRARHQASALSQGIEDLGGEPWEFPAIEIAPPTDPNQMINAIKNLKRFEWVIFTSVNGVEEFFKTLIEQGKDVRDLFGMDIVAIGPATRDALEKRCLKVSFVPEEYRAEKIIEGLASRVLPGQSVLLARAEEARDILPESLKALGADVWDVPAYRTVLGNANKEELQNLLKEKAVSAVTFTSSSTVRNFMQLIDGEKSLLDGVKLFSIGPITSKTATECGLTIDAEAKQYTIKGLLEALAGGGKE, from the coding sequence TTGGACAAGGGATATGTCTATTTAGTCGGTGCCGGGCCGGGAGATCCGAAGTTGATTACAGTCAAGGGTTCAGAGTGCATCGCGAAAGCTGATGTGCTTATTTATGATCGATTAGCCTCTCGCCGCCTTTTAACTTTAGCTCGTCCCGATTGTGAGCTTATCTATGTTGGTAAATCCCCTGATCGTCATACCCTGCGTCAGGAAGAAATCAACGCTCTCTTAGTGCAGAAGGGATTAGAAGGAAAAATTGTTACACGTTTGAAGGGTGGAGACCCTTTTGTTTTTGGCCGGGGGGGAGAAGAGGCCGAGGATCTTCTGAAAGCGGGTATCTCTTTTGAAGTTGTCCCAGGTGTTACTTCGGCGATTTCAGTACCTGCTTATGCCGGTATTCCCGTAACTCATCGGGATTTAACCTCTTCCTTCGCAGTAATTACCGGACACGAAGATCCGACCAAAAACAGCTCAGCTTTGGCTTGGGAGCATTTGGCGACAGCGCATGGAACCTTGATTTTTTTGATGGGCATGGAAAACTTATCTTTGATTGCTTCTAAACTTATCGAAAATGGCCGTTCAGCCTCTACCCCGGTAGGAATCATTCAATGGGGCACTCGACCTGAACAAAAGGTCCTTGTGGGTGAACTGCATAATATTGCTCAACTAGTAAAGACTGAAGGGTTTACGAATCCTTCTATTATTATTGTTGGTGAGGTTGTTCAGCTAAGGGAAAAACTACAGTGGTTTGAAAAAAAACCTCTTTTTGGGCAACGGGTTATTGTGACTCGAGCTAGACACCAAGCGAGCGCCCTTTCTCAAGGTATTGAGGATCTTGGCGGGGAACCTTGGGAATTTCCAGCGATTGAAATCGCTCCGCCAACAGACCCCAATCAGATGATTAATGCGATTAAAAATCTGAAGCGTTTTGAATGGGTAATCTTTACCAGTGTTAACGGGGTGGAAGAGTTTTTTAAAACTTTAATAGAGCAAGGAAAAGACGTTCGAGATTTATTTGGCATGGATATTGTGGCGATTGGTCCGGCGACCAGAGATGCCCTTGAGAAACGCTGCTTGAAGGTCTCATTTGTGCCTGAAGAATACCGAGCAGAAAAGATAATTGAAGGATTAGCCAGTCGAGTTTTACCCGGTCAAAGTGTCTTATTAGCACGAGCTGAGGAAGCCCGGGATATACTTCCCGAGTCTTTGAAGGCACTTGGGGCTGATGTCTGGGACGTACCTGCCTATCGAACGGTGCTTGGCAATGCGAATAAGGAGGAGCTACAAAACCTCTTGAAGGAAAAGGCAGTATCAGCAGTTACCTTTACAAGTTCCTCAACAGTTCGCAATTTTATGCAGTTGATTGATGGCGAAAAAAGCCTTTTAGATGGGGTGAAGCTTTTCTCTATCGGCCCGATTACCAGTAAGACTGCGACGGAATGTGGCTTGACTATTGATGCTGAAGCAAAGCAATACACAATTAAAGGGCTTCTTGAGGCCCTAGCCGGGGGGGGAAAAGAATGA
- a CDS encoding precorrin-2 dehydrogenase/sirohydrochlorin ferrochelatase family protein produces MSHYYPIYVDLQNKPVLVVGGGTVAYRKVKTLLEHGAIVRIVSPKLNPDLKRLVDSVRCIWEEKEYAADDLQDALLVFSCTEIEAVNGAVAGNAKDAFRLINVVDDPEKCTFIVPSILEQGDLSIAVSTGGSSPIVARQIRAELEKCYGEAYKDYLVLLRSWRKDVKNQLTAEQKEKFWDQVTDGGVLQLIKNGQLDDAKGVVEKCFRSLLD; encoded by the coding sequence GTGTCACATTATTACCCCATCTATGTAGATTTGCAAAACAAACCAGTTCTTGTCGTGGGCGGCGGGACAGTAGCATATCGAAAAGTAAAGACCCTCTTGGAGCATGGGGCCATCGTGCGCATTGTCTCACCAAAGCTCAATCCGGATCTCAAAAGACTGGTGGATAGTGTTCGATGTATCTGGGAAGAAAAAGAGTATGCTGCCGATGACCTACAAGATGCACTACTGGTATTTTCCTGTACAGAAATCGAGGCGGTTAACGGGGCTGTTGCCGGGAATGCTAAAGATGCCTTCCGCCTGATTAATGTGGTGGATGATCCGGAGAAGTGTACCTTTATTGTGCCCTCCATACTCGAGCAAGGGGATTTGAGCATTGCTGTCTCCACGGGCGGTAGCAGCCCTATCGTGGCTCGTCAGATTCGAGCTGAACTGGAAAAGTGTTATGGAGAGGCCTATAAAGATTATTTGGTATTGCTGAGAAGCTGGCGAAAAGATGTTAAAAACCAGCTGACAGCCGAACAAAAAGAAAAATTCTGGGACCAGGTTACCGATGGAGGGGTACTTCAGCTCATAAAAAACGGTCAGCTAGATGACGCGAAGGGAGTAGTGGAAAAGTGTTTCCGATCACTGTTGGATTGA
- the hemA gene encoding glutamyl-tRNA reductase produces MFPITVGLNHRTAPVEIREKVSFHPSQVNKALAELNTLSALNGVVLLNTCNRLEIYAATPEVESGVSAIRSFLARHGNLQEEDLSQYLYVHGLYESVRHLFRVVAGLDSMVMGETQILGQVAEAYDRSSQMNASNKVIHTIFQNALAIGKRVRAETQIDQHPTSVSYTAVELAKQTFGDVKDKSILIMGAGEMSALTAKHLVANGASTVMVSNRSFQRAQTLAQEFSGKAIPFEDIDTALVETDIVISATAANHFVILPERMQRVMKLREYRSLLMIDIAVPRDIHPGVNECEGVTLFDIDDLRGVVDAHQKAREDAAIQAEKILEEEMGRFMKWHNSLFAVPTIIALQRRGEQVRDVMVKNALNKLGPIDAKQEKVIRSMANSIVTHLLHPPIANLKEVAHTSQGHLYTEILQNLFDLDVDQESPHAGRSVHHAVGHHSNQG; encoded by the coding sequence GTGTTTCCGATCACTGTTGGATTGAACCACAGAACGGCTCCAGTAGAGATTCGTGAGAAGGTTAGCTTTCATCCTTCGCAGGTTAACAAAGCCTTAGCTGAATTGAATACCCTCTCTGCTTTAAATGGAGTGGTTCTCTTGAATACCTGTAACCGCTTGGAGATTTATGCTGCTACTCCTGAAGTTGAGTCAGGAGTTAGCGCCATTAGGAGTTTTCTTGCCCGACACGGGAATCTTCAAGAAGAAGACCTTAGCCAATACCTTTATGTTCATGGTCTTTATGAATCAGTACGTCATTTGTTTCGAGTGGTTGCGGGCCTGGATTCCATGGTTATGGGAGAAACGCAAATTTTGGGTCAAGTGGCAGAAGCCTACGATAGGTCATCACAGATGAATGCATCCAATAAGGTGATTCATACTATTTTTCAGAATGCTTTAGCCATTGGTAAAAGGGTACGTGCTGAGACACAAATTGACCAACATCCCACCTCAGTTTCTTATACTGCGGTTGAACTCGCTAAGCAAACCTTTGGGGATGTGAAGGATAAAAGCATTTTGATCATGGGAGCCGGCGAAATGAGTGCCCTGACAGCAAAGCATCTTGTAGCTAACGGGGCGTCTACTGTAATGGTCTCTAACCGTTCCTTCCAGCGGGCCCAAACCCTTGCGCAAGAGTTTTCCGGAAAGGCCATCCCTTTTGAAGATATTGACACAGCATTAGTCGAAACGGACATTGTCATTTCCGCAACTGCTGCTAACCACTTTGTTATTTTACCGGAACGCATGCAGCGGGTTATGAAGTTGCGTGAATATAGATCCTTATTAATGATTGATATAGCCGTTCCCAGAGATATTCATCCCGGCGTCAATGAATGTGAAGGGGTTACTCTGTTTGATATTGATGATCTGCGTGGAGTGGTAGATGCCCATCAAAAAGCTAGGGAAGATGCGGCGATTCAGGCAGAAAAGATTCTCGAAGAAGAAATGGGTCGCTTCATGAAATGGCACAATTCTTTATTTGCCGTTCCCACGATTATTGCTTTACAGCGTCGAGGCGAGCAGGTTCGCGATGTAATGGTGAAAAATGCCCTTAATAAACTGGGACCCATCGATGCGAAGCAAGAGAAGGTGATTCGCTCCATGGCTAACTCCATTGTTACTCATCTCCTACACCCACCGATAGCAAACTTGAAAGAAGTGGCCCATACCAGTCAAGGGCATCTTTATACGGAAATACTACAAAATTTATTTGATTTAGACGTGGATCAAGAATCACCTCATGCAGGACGGAGTGTTCATCACGCAGTGGGTCATCATTCCAACCAAGGTTAA